Proteins from a genomic interval of Desulfofustis limnaeus:
- the lpxB gene encoding lipid-A-disaccharide synthase, with the protein MTREIMIVAGEASGDLHGSRLVQAMAGRRSDLHFVGVGGTEMAAAGVELLFPSSRIAVVGLLEVFSHLGPILSAQRLLRQRLRKRRPALLILIDFPDFNLLLARKAKKLGIPVFYYISPQVWAWRSGRVKTIGRLVDAIGVILPFEQEFYRARGVNAHYVGHPLLDSVRPEMSRDAFCASFSLDPSRQMIGILPGSREREIRHLLPVFLEAADRFQQRNETRPLFLVPRASTISETVLAQNGIDRYRDILDIRIISAYRYALMAACEAVLAASGTVTLELLLLNTPQVAAYRLAPVTYAVGKMLVKVPFFSLVNLIAGEEIVTELLQEQANSEQLAEALQQLVYDRQRSEQIRAAYTRVRQVLGSAGASQRAADLALRVLENPVR; encoded by the coding sequence ATGACCCGCGAGATCATGATCGTGGCCGGGGAGGCCTCCGGTGATCTGCACGGCAGTCGTTTGGTGCAGGCCATGGCCGGTCGCCGCTCCGACCTGCATTTTGTCGGGGTGGGCGGGACAGAGATGGCGGCAGCTGGCGTCGAACTGCTCTTTCCGTCGTCGCGGATCGCCGTGGTCGGCCTGCTCGAGGTGTTTTCTCATCTCGGGCCCATCCTCTCGGCCCAGCGGCTGCTTCGGCAGAGGTTGCGCAAACGGCGGCCGGCGCTGCTGATCCTCATCGATTTTCCCGATTTCAACCTGCTTCTCGCCAGAAAGGCAAAAAAGCTCGGGATACCGGTTTTCTACTATATCAGTCCCCAAGTCTGGGCGTGGCGGTCCGGACGGGTCAAGACCATCGGCCGACTGGTCGACGCCATCGGGGTCATCCTGCCGTTCGAGCAGGAGTTTTACCGTGCCCGCGGCGTCAATGCCCACTATGTCGGCCATCCGCTGCTTGATTCGGTACGGCCGGAAATGTCCCGTGATGCGTTTTGCGCATCCTTTTCGCTTGATCCGTCGCGACAGATGATCGGTATCTTGCCGGGCAGCCGTGAGCGGGAGATCAGGCATCTGCTGCCGGTTTTTCTGGAGGCGGCGGATCGCTTCCAGCAACGCAACGAGACGCGGCCGCTGTTTCTGGTTCCCCGAGCCTCAACGATCAGCGAGACAGTGCTGGCGCAAAACGGCATCGACCGGTACCGGGATATCCTCGACATCCGCATCATCTCGGCGTACCGCTACGCTCTGATGGCCGCTTGCGAAGCGGTGCTTGCCGCTTCCGGCACGGTGACCCTGGAACTGCTGTTGCTCAACACCCCCCAGGTGGCCGCCTACCGGTTGGCACCGGTGACTTATGCGGTCGGGAAGATGCTGGTCAAGGTGCCTTTTTTCAGCCTGGTCAACCTCATCGCCGGAGAGGAAATCGTTACCGAACTGCTGCAGGAACAGGCAAACAGTGAGCAGCTTGCCGAAGCACTGCAACAACTCGTCTATGACCGGCAGCGAAGCGAGCAGATCCGCGCCGCTTACACCCGGGTGCGCCAGGTACTCGGGTCAGCCGGTGCCTCCCAGCGGGCCGCCGATCTCGCCTTGCGCGTCCTGGAAAACCCCGTCAGGTAA
- a CDS encoding Gfo/Idh/MocA family protein, with amino-acid sequence MKTIRAGVIGVGYLGRFHAQKYAAIPGVELIGVSDIDAERAQSVAAECGCRAFTDYRDMLALVDAVSIVVPTSHHFHVARDCITHQVDILLEKPMTVTLTEADQLIELAEKHQRVFQVGHLERFNPAVMAIKPFLTTPVFIESNRISTFKQRGVDVDVVLDLMIHDIDIILTIIDSPLQTIHTVGAPVVTSTTDIANARLIFANGATANITVSRVSLTNIRKMRIFQPGSYINVDFANKKVMTIRLGEGELASGMPKHDIEVRSFAGEDALYNEIEHFVTHVRHRTTPEVSGRDGRRALEVVLQVMEQIKEHQQLDLYRSIQKTNGA; translated from the coding sequence ATGAAGACCATCCGAGCAGGGGTTATCGGCGTCGGCTATCTGGGGCGGTTTCACGCCCAGAAATACGCGGCTATTCCCGGAGTAGAACTGATCGGCGTCAGTGATATCGACGCCGAGCGAGCCCAGTCAGTAGCGGCGGAGTGCGGCTGTCGCGCCTTCACCGATTACCGCGACATGCTGGCTCTGGTGGACGCCGTCTCGATCGTCGTGCCGACCAGTCACCATTTTCACGTGGCCCGGGACTGCATCACGCACCAGGTTGACATCCTGCTGGAAAAACCGATGACGGTTACCCTGACGGAGGCGGACCAGCTCATCGAGTTGGCTGAAAAGCACCAAAGGGTCTTTCAGGTGGGGCATCTGGAACGCTTCAACCCGGCGGTCATGGCCATCAAGCCGTTTCTGACCACGCCGGTCTTTATCGAAAGCAACCGCATCTCCACGTTCAAACAGCGGGGCGTTGATGTTGACGTGGTGCTTGATTTGATGATCCACGATATCGACATTATCTTGACCATCATCGACTCGCCCCTGCAGACCATCCATACCGTCGGAGCCCCGGTGGTCACGTCGACTACCGACATCGCCAATGCCCGATTGATTTTCGCCAACGGCGCGACGGCCAACATCACCGTCTCTCGAGTATCGCTGACCAACATCCGGAAAATGCGCATTTTCCAGCCGGGTTCCTACATCAACGTCGATTTTGCCAATAAAAAGGTAATGACCATACGACTTGGCGAAGGCGAACTGGCGAGCGGCATGCCCAAACACGATATCGAGGTGCGCTCATTTGCCGGTGAGGATGCGCTCTACAACGAAATCGAGCATTTCGTCACCCATGTGCGCCACCGAACGACCCCCGAGGTGAGCGGCAGAGACGGCAGGCGGGCCCTGGAAGTGGTGCTGCAGGTGATGGAGCAGATCAAGGAGCACCAGCAGCTCGATCTCTACCGATCCATCCAGAAGACAAACGGAGCATGA
- a CDS encoding ABC transporter ATP-binding protein: MLKLENVQSGYGSIVALRGISLEIHQGEIITLIGANGAGKSTTLMTISGVVRCRAGKILLNGEEIQKLDTDSIVKRGICQVPEGRHIFPQLTVRENLDMGAFLRKDRKQIKEDLDYVYSLFPILAERRNQDGGTLSGGEQQMLAMSRALMARPQLLLLDEPSMGLAPLIIKQIFEIIKKVNQENNTTIFLVEQNANQALQIAHRGYVIENGKIALTGSAQSLLQNVDVQKAYLGI, from the coding sequence ATGCTTAAGCTTGAGAACGTTCAGTCCGGTTACGGCAGCATAGTGGCGTTGCGAGGCATCAGCCTCGAAATTCACCAAGGTGAGATCATCACCTTGATCGGTGCCAACGGGGCAGGGAAGAGCACGACGCTGATGACCATTTCCGGGGTGGTTCGCTGCCGAGCCGGTAAAATTCTGCTCAACGGCGAAGAAATTCAAAAGCTGGATACCGATTCCATCGTCAAACGGGGGATTTGTCAGGTACCTGAAGGAAGACACATCTTCCCCCAGTTGACGGTACGGGAAAACCTCGACATGGGCGCCTTCCTGCGCAAGGACCGGAAACAGATCAAAGAGGACCTCGATTACGTCTACTCGCTGTTTCCCATTCTCGCCGAACGGCGCAACCAGGACGGCGGCACCTTGAGCGGCGGCGAACAGCAGATGCTGGCCATGTCCAGGGCGTTGATGGCCCGCCCCCAACTTCTGCTGCTGGATGAACCATCCATGGGCCTGGCACCGCTCATCATAAAACAGATATTTGAAATAATTAAAAAGGTTAATCAAGAAAACAACACAACCATCTTCCTCGTCGAGCAAAACGCCAATCAGGCCCTGCAGATCGCTCATCGCGGTTACGTCATCGAAAACGGCAAAATTGCCTTGACCGGCTCGGCTCAGAGCCTGCTGCAAAATGTCGACGTCCAGAAGGCGTATCTGGGAATCTGA
- a CDS encoding ABC transporter ATP-binding protein, with translation MSQTILEVSSLTMDFGGVRALNNLDLDVRKGEIVALIGPNGAGKTTFFNCLTGLYVPTKGDIFLHRPDTGKKISLKGLKPNKVTEHGLARTFQNIRLFSMMTVLENVMIGRHCRTKAFIAGALLRTRKTREEEERIIETSHAILEKVGLSRYENDFAMNLPYGAQRRLEIARALATEPILLLLDEPAAGMNPQETIELVSLIQEIATDGQSILLIEHDMKLVMSLSDRIFVMDYGKKIAQGTPSEIRSNPAVIKAYLGEEIDA, from the coding sequence ATGAGTCAGACCATTTTAGAGGTCAGCTCCCTGACCATGGATTTTGGTGGGGTGCGGGCCTTGAACAACCTCGATCTCGACGTCCGGAAGGGTGAGATTGTCGCGCTCATCGGCCCTAACGGCGCCGGCAAGACGACGTTTTTCAATTGCCTGACCGGACTCTATGTGCCGACCAAAGGAGATATCTTCCTCCATCGTCCCGATACGGGAAAAAAAATCAGCCTCAAAGGGTTGAAACCAAATAAGGTCACCGAGCACGGTTTGGCAAGAACTTTCCAGAATATCAGATTGTTCTCCATGATGACGGTACTGGAGAATGTGATGATCGGCCGCCATTGTCGAACCAAGGCCTTCATCGCCGGAGCCTTGTTGCGGACCCGCAAGACCCGCGAGGAAGAAGAACGAATCATCGAAACGAGCCATGCCATTCTGGAGAAGGTGGGGCTGAGCCGTTACGAAAATGATTTCGCCATGAATCTCCCCTACGGTGCCCAACGCCGTCTCGAGATAGCCCGCGCCCTGGCCACCGAACCAATCCTGCTGTTGCTCGACGAGCCGGCTGCCGGCATGAACCCGCAGGAGACCATCGAACTGGTAAGTTTGATCCAGGAAATTGCGACCGACGGGCAATCGATCCTGTTGATTGAACATGACATGAAACTGGTGATGAGCCTCTCCGATCGAATCTTTGTCATGGATTACGGCAAGAAGATCGCGCAAGGGACACCTTCTGAGATCCGAAGTAATCCGGCGGTCATCAAAGCCTATCTCGGTGAAGAAATAGATGCTTAA
- the livM gene encoding high-affinity branched-chain amino acid ABC transporter permease LivM → MISFREIQRCFFISLWFVFLTFPIMVVRVNSIEQTVQWRWMNVVYVLVGSFFLSLAFRYFLKRKEMQSGKQETSGDTSGQSLIHRALSVPLYRNSIYAVLLIVAVTFPFLTSTYQVNIMTTALMYVVLGLGLNIVVGLAGLLDLGYVAFYAVGAYTYALLNYHFDLGFWQVLPIGGLLAALFGILLGFPVLRLRGDYLAIVTLGFGEIIRLVLENWGEFSQGPSGVSNIDRPGFFGIELSLDQAILYIYLLMVLFVVVTIFLVNRLQDSRLGRAWIALREDEIACQAMGIDKIKTKLAAFSLGALWAGIIGVVFAAKTTFINPASFTFLESAIILSIVVLGGMGSIIGVIIGALVLILLPEYLRALSEFRMLAFGAILVCMMVFRPQGIIASVRRTYTYKSRKQKQNA, encoded by the coding sequence ATGATTTCGTTTCGTGAGATACAACGCTGCTTTTTCATCTCTCTCTGGTTCGTTTTCCTGACCTTTCCGATCATGGTGGTGCGGGTCAACTCCATTGAGCAAACCGTCCAGTGGCGCTGGATGAATGTGGTCTACGTCCTGGTGGGAAGTTTCTTTCTTTCCCTGGCTTTTCGCTACTTTCTCAAGCGCAAGGAAATGCAGTCCGGCAAGCAGGAGACGTCGGGTGACACCAGCGGACAATCATTAATCCACCGGGCCCTGAGCGTGCCTCTCTACCGGAACTCCATCTATGCCGTACTGCTGATCGTCGCCGTCACCTTTCCCTTTTTGACCTCCACCTACCAGGTCAATATCATGACCACCGCCTTGATGTACGTGGTCCTCGGGCTCGGCCTGAACATCGTGGTGGGTTTGGCCGGGCTGCTCGATCTCGGCTACGTGGCCTTTTATGCGGTGGGCGCCTACACCTACGCCTTGCTCAATTATCATTTCGATCTCGGGTTCTGGCAGGTGCTGCCCATCGGCGGCTTGCTCGCCGCCCTGTTCGGTATTCTGCTCGGTTTTCCGGTACTGCGCTTACGCGGCGACTATCTGGCCATCGTCACCCTCGGGTTCGGAGAGATCATCAGGTTGGTTCTGGAAAACTGGGGCGAATTTTCCCAGGGCCCCTCCGGCGTATCCAATATCGACCGGCCCGGCTTCTTTGGTATCGAACTCAGCCTCGATCAGGCCATCCTCTATATCTACTTGCTGATGGTCCTCTTTGTCGTCGTCACCATTTTCCTCGTCAACCGACTGCAGGATTCCCGTCTCGGCCGGGCTTGGATCGCCCTGCGTGAAGATGAGATTGCTTGCCAGGCCATGGGAATCGACAAAATCAAGACCAAACTGGCGGCGTTTTCGTTAGGCGCCCTGTGGGCCGGCATCATCGGGGTAGTGTTTGCGGCCAAGACCACGTTCATCAATCCGGCCAGTTTCACCTTCCTGGAATCGGCGATCATCCTGTCCATCGTCGTCCTCGGCGGCATGGGCTCCATCATCGGGGTCATTATCGGCGCGCTGGTTCTCATCCTGCTGCCCGAGTATCTGCGCGCCCTATCCGAGTTCAGAATGCTCGCCTTCGGGGCAATCCTCGTCTGCATGATGGTGTTTAGGCCGCAAGGTATCATTGCCAGCGTCAGACGCACCTATACTTACAAATCCCGGAAACAGAAACAAAACGCCTAA
- a CDS encoding branched-chain amino acid ABC transporter permease — MDYFIELFFSGLSRGAIYALIALGYTMVYGIIGLINFAHGEIYMIGAFTSFIVATILSILGLPLLAIVVLTGLAAVVWSASYGYTIEKIAYQPLRHAPRLSALISAIGMSMFLQNYVLLAQTSDFLPFPSLIPDFHFMEPVAHIVGSTDLVILFTTTVAMIVLTVLVKYTKIGKAMRATAQDRTMAMLVGINVNRVISATFIIGSSLAAIGGLLIASHIGQINFYIGFLAGIKAFTAAVLGGIGSIPGAVLGSIVLGLTESFATGYVSSDYEDVFAFSLLVLILIFKPSGLLGKSDTQKV, encoded by the coding sequence ATGGACTATTTTATTGAATTGTTTTTCAGCGGCCTCTCCCGGGGAGCCATCTATGCCTTGATCGCCCTGGGCTATACCATGGTGTACGGAATCATCGGCCTGATCAACTTCGCCCACGGTGAAATCTATATGATCGGTGCCTTCACCTCCTTCATCGTTGCCACCATTTTATCAATCCTCGGGCTGCCGCTGCTCGCCATTGTCGTGCTGACCGGGCTTGCCGCCGTTGTCTGGTCGGCATCCTACGGCTATACCATTGAAAAAATCGCCTACCAGCCGCTCCGCCATGCCCCTCGTCTGTCGGCGCTGATCAGCGCCATCGGCATGTCGATGTTTCTGCAAAATTACGTGCTTCTCGCCCAAACTTCTGATTTTTTGCCTTTTCCTTCGCTGATTCCCGATTTCCACTTCATGGAACCGGTTGCCCATATTGTCGGCTCGACCGATCTGGTTATCCTGTTCACCACGACCGTGGCGATGATCGTCTTAACCGTTCTGGTCAAGTATACCAAGATCGGTAAAGCCATGCGGGCCACGGCACAAGATAGAACCATGGCCATGCTGGTCGGGATCAACGTCAATCGGGTCATATCCGCCACCTTTATCATCGGCTCTTCGCTTGCCGCCATCGGTGGCCTGTTGATCGCCTCGCATATCGGCCAGATCAACTTCTATATCGGTTTTCTCGCCGGCATCAAGGCCTTTACTGCCGCCGTCCTCGGCGGCATCGGTTCCATTCCCGGAGCGGTGCTGGGCAGTATCGTCCTCGGGCTGACGGAAAGTTTCGCCACCGGTTACGTGTCGAGCGACTATGAAGATGTCTTCGCCTTTTCCCTGCTGGTTTTGATCCTTATTTTCAAGCCGTCGGGATTGCTCGGCAAGTCTGACACGCAAAAGGTATAA
- a CDS encoding branched-chain amino acid ABC transporter substrate-binding protein: protein MNFTLRKKFAAVAAGLLLTVALPGAGFAADTIKIGVAGPHSGDLASYGLPTVNAAKIIADKINAGGGINGKMIELLVEDTVCKPEVATNTATKLVSDGAQMILGGICSGSTKAALPIFLNAGILVMSPSATNPPLTQSGEYPNFHRTIAPDDAQAKLVVDFAIGKMGYTKIAVIHDKGDYGKGFAEFAKQFVEASGKAEVTLFEGVTPGQVDYSAIVQKVKQSGAETVIFGGYHPEASKIITMMKKKRLDATFISDDGVKDQTFVKVAQENAEGAYASGPKDTSNNPLSKQAVQEHKDTFGSDPGAFYENAYAAMLAITNAAAKAGSTDLEALKKALQTEPVETPLGPITFDERGDAIGVGFSIYQVQNGQWVELK from the coding sequence ATGAATTTTACGTTGCGTAAGAAATTTGCTGCAGTTGCGGCCGGTCTTCTGCTGACCGTCGCGCTGCCCGGCGCCGGTTTCGCTGCCGACACCATCAAGATCGGTGTGGCTGGCCCGCACAGCGGCGACCTCGCTTCTTACGGATTGCCCACCGTCAATGCCGCCAAAATCATCGCCGACAAGATCAATGCCGGCGGCGGTATCAACGGCAAAATGATCGAATTGCTCGTTGAAGATACGGTCTGCAAGCCGGAAGTGGCCACCAATACCGCCACCAAACTGGTATCCGACGGTGCTCAGATGATCCTTGGCGGTATCTGTTCCGGTTCCACCAAAGCAGCATTGCCCATCTTTCTCAACGCCGGCATTCTGGTGATGTCGCCGTCAGCTACCAATCCACCGCTGACCCAGAGTGGTGAATACCCGAACTTCCACCGGACCATCGCTCCCGATGACGCCCAGGCTAAACTCGTGGTTGACTTTGCCATAGGAAAAATGGGTTATACCAAGATCGCCGTGATCCATGACAAAGGCGATTACGGCAAGGGCTTCGCGGAATTTGCCAAACAATTTGTCGAAGCATCCGGCAAAGCCGAAGTAACCCTGTTTGAGGGTGTCACCCCGGGCCAGGTCGATTATTCGGCAATCGTCCAAAAAGTCAAGCAGTCAGGCGCCGAAACGGTCATCTTTGGCGGCTATCATCCGGAAGCTTCGAAAATTATTACCATGATGAAGAAAAAGCGTCTGGATGCGACCTTTATCTCCGACGATGGCGTCAAGGATCAGACCTTTGTCAAGGTTGCCCAGGAAAACGCCGAGGGTGCCTACGCCTCCGGCCCCAAGGACACCTCCAACAACCCGCTTTCCAAACAAGCCGTACAAGAGCACAAAGACACCTTCGGTAGCGATCCCGGCGCCTTCTATGAGAATGCCTACGCTGCCATGCTGGCCATTACCAACGCCGCAGCCAAAGCCGGATCCACCGATCTCGAGGCCTTGAAGAAGGCCCTGCAGACCGAACCGGTCGAAACGCCGCTGGGCCCCATTACTTTTGATGAGAGAGGCGATGCCATCGGCGTCGGATTCTCCATTTACCAAGTGCAGAATGGCCAGTGGGTCGAGTTGAAATAG
- the lpxK gene encoding tetraacyldisaccharide 4'-kinase, which yields MKPSAIDALYALGRPLSPLYGQVMKIRAFLYRRHLLRRYHLEVPVISVGNLTMGGTGKTPLVIYLARFLMQLGYRPAVISRGYKSRARVPVHVVAGNGEILAERSEAGDEALLVAERVPGVVVITGKKRILPCRKAIDSFGCDVLILDDAFQHLAIDRTLDLVLFDVDHFAGKSRVFPGGELREPISALHRCDAFILTGVTPSNQERFVKCRDLLVGRFGAKPVIALSRSVQQVCSYTFHEGGVTRQYGDLTGITAPLLGFCGIARPERFQQSLNDHRLRIASFVTFGDHHQYTAKDLRRLAEEADLVGAEGFVTTEKDMIKIRELQPATALPFHVPILDLAPSDDLTELLADHLPGITR from the coding sequence ATGAAGCCATCTGCAATCGATGCCCTGTATGCCCTGGGCCGGCCCCTGAGCCCCCTGTATGGTCAGGTGATGAAGATCAGGGCCTTTCTCTATCGCCGTCATCTCCTGCGCCGATATCACCTGGAGGTGCCCGTTATCTCCGTGGGCAACCTGACCATGGGCGGCACCGGAAAAACTCCCCTGGTCATCTATCTGGCCCGATTTCTGATGCAGCTGGGATACCGTCCGGCGGTTATCAGTCGCGGCTATAAAAGTCGTGCCCGGGTACCGGTTCACGTGGTGGCCGGCAACGGTGAGATCCTGGCCGAACGAAGCGAAGCGGGAGACGAAGCACTGCTGGTTGCTGAACGGGTTCCCGGGGTGGTGGTAATTACCGGAAAAAAGAGAATCCTCCCCTGTCGGAAAGCAATCGACTCCTTCGGTTGTGATGTTCTCATTCTCGACGATGCCTTTCAGCACCTGGCAATTGACCGGACACTCGATCTGGTGCTCTTTGACGTCGATCACTTTGCTGGAAAGAGCCGGGTCTTTCCCGGCGGTGAATTGCGCGAACCAATCTCGGCGCTGCATCGGTGCGATGCCTTCATTTTGACCGGAGTTACTCCGAGCAACCAGGAACGGTTTGTCAAATGTAGGGATCTCCTGGTGGGCCGCTTCGGCGCCAAACCGGTCATCGCTTTGTCACGCTCTGTCCAGCAGGTCTGCAGCTACACCTTCCACGAAGGGGGTGTGACTCGGCAGTACGGGGATCTGACCGGAATCACGGCACCTCTTCTTGGTTTCTGTGGAATTGCCAGACCAGAACGATTTCAGCAATCCCTCAATGATCATCGACTGCGTATTGCGTCGTTCGTCACCTTCGGCGACCATCACCAGTATACCGCCAAAGACCTGCGTCGTCTGGCCGAGGAGGCTGACCTGGTGGGCGCTGAAGGATTCGTAACTACCGAGAAGGATATGATAAAAATTCGTGAGTTGCAGCCTGCTACCGCCCTCCCCTTCCATGTCCCGATCCTCGATCTTGCTCCCAGCGATGATTTGACTGAACTGTTGGCGGATCACCTGCCGGGAATAACACGGTAA
- the lpxC gene encoding UDP-3-O-acyl-N-acetylglucosamine deacetylase yields the protein MRDRLAAMYCPLEPHQHTIVQPASCCGVGLHTGRTVHLTMKPAPVDNGIRFFRSDLGGHTPVRAVLDKVIDTRLATTIGDQGVVVSTIEHLLAALRSSDIDNVDIELDSAEVPIMDGSAEPFMKLLKQAGRNRQEGVRRVLRITKPVSFTDRDCTLTVTPHDGFKVTGKISFDNCLIQTQTYSIEFTTERFCKEIARARTFGYVEQVEELWANGLALGGTLENVIAIHWDRRSILNEDGLRYQDEFIRHKVLDLVGDLTLLGCPLLGHVFSFKAGHTQHLGFMEAIVAARDCWELVELDADGSPAVRDGVADGNQSSAKALVAMPHLRPSQAIPVAC from the coding sequence TTGAGAGATCGATTAGCCGCCATGTATTGCCCTCTTGAGCCGCACCAGCATACCATCGTTCAGCCAGCCAGTTGTTGCGGTGTCGGCTTGCATACCGGAAGAACCGTTCACCTGACCATGAAACCGGCGCCGGTTGACAACGGCATCCGGTTTTTCCGTTCCGATCTTGGCGGTCATACCCCGGTCAGGGCGGTACTGGATAAAGTCATCGATACGCGACTGGCGACCACCATCGGTGACCAAGGCGTTGTCGTTTCCACCATCGAACATCTGCTGGCAGCACTGCGCAGCAGTGACATCGATAATGTGGATATTGAGCTCGATTCCGCAGAAGTACCGATTATGGATGGCAGTGCCGAGCCGTTCATGAAGCTTCTCAAGCAGGCGGGACGAAATCGTCAGGAAGGCGTGCGCCGGGTTCTGAGGATCACCAAACCGGTCAGCTTTACCGACCGCGACTGCACCTTAACCGTCACTCCTCACGATGGTTTCAAAGTCACCGGCAAGATCAGTTTTGACAACTGTCTGATCCAGACCCAGACGTACAGTATCGAGTTCACCACGGAGCGCTTCTGCAAAGAGATTGCGAGAGCGAGAACGTTTGGTTACGTGGAGCAGGTCGAAGAATTATGGGCCAACGGCCTGGCCCTCGGCGGCACGTTGGAAAACGTCATTGCCATCCACTGGGACCGCAGGTCGATCCTTAACGAAGACGGTCTCCGTTACCAGGATGAATTTATCCGCCACAAGGTGCTCGACCTGGTCGGCGATCTGACGCTGCTTGGCTGCCCGCTACTCGGCCATGTCTTCTCGTTCAAGGCCGGGCATACCCAGCACCTGGGTTTCATGGAAGCGATCGTCGCTGCCCGTGATTGCTGGGAGTTGGTTGAGCTGGATGCGGACGGTAGCCCTGCCGTGCGAGATGGTGTTGCCGACGGCAACCAGTCGTCGGCAAAGGCCCTTGTGGCGATGCCTCACCTTCGCCCGTCCCAGGCGATTCCCGTCGCGTGTTGA
- a CDS encoding PGPGW domain-containing protein: MSLFEALTAQESAAYWLALVSVLSFFGTLVIIPWVVVRIPADYFAGHKRPAKKRTYERSPVAMVCVALVKNVFGALLVMLGLIMLVTPGQGVLTMIVGILIMNFPGKFALERWLVSRGPTLALINAIRQRRGRPPLRLEREIGS, encoded by the coding sequence ATGTCATTGTTCGAGGCACTAACGGCACAGGAGAGTGCTGCCTACTGGCTGGCTCTGGTCTCGGTCCTGAGTTTTTTCGGGACCCTCGTGATTATACCCTGGGTGGTGGTGCGCATTCCCGCCGATTACTTTGCCGGCCACAAGCGACCGGCCAAGAAACGGACCTATGAAAGATCGCCCGTCGCCATGGTATGTGTGGCGTTGGTGAAAAATGTCTTTGGCGCGCTGCTGGTCATGCTCGGCCTGATTATGCTTGTAACCCCAGGGCAAGGGGTGTTAACCATGATCGTCGGTATTCTGATCATGAACTTCCCCGGCAAATTTGCATTGGAACGCTGGCTCGTGTCCCGGGGACCCACCCTCGCCCTGATCAACGCCATTCGGCAACGCCGGGGCCGTCCACCGTTGCGACTGGAGCGGGAAATTGGCTCGTAG